The proteins below come from a single Vitis vinifera cultivar Pinot Noir 40024 chromosome 9, ASM3070453v1 genomic window:
- the LOC100266920 gene encoding chaperonin CPN60-like 2, mitochondrial isoform X1 → MYRVAAKLASTISSASSKKLVYSRVLSSRSYGAKDIHFGIGARAAMLQGVTELAEAVKVTMGPKGRNVIIEKNRGDPKVTKDGVTVAKSIKFKEKAKNVGADLVKQVASATNTAAGDGTTCATVLTQAIFTEGCKSVAAGVNAMDLRSGINMAVNAVISDLKCRAVMISTPEEITQVATISANGDREIGELLAKAMEKVGKQGVITVADGNTLDSELEVVEGMKLARGYISPYFVTDHKTQKCELEHPLILIHDKKISDMNSLVRILELAVKKNRALLIVAEDVESDVLAMLVLNKHQAGVKGCAIKAPGFGENRRANLEDLAILTGGEVITEDRGLNLNKVKVEMLGTAKKVTVSLDDTIILHGGGDKRLIEERCEELRTAMENSSAMFDKEKAQERLSKLSGGVAVFKVGGASEAEVGERKDRVTDALNATRAAIEEGIVPGGGVALLYATKVLENIQTSNEDQKRGVQIIQNGLKAPTFTIVSNAGGDGALVLGKLLEQDDLNLGYDAAKGVYVDMVKAGIIDPLKVVRTALVDAASVSLLLTTTEATVVDHPDEKNSAPSRMPAMDDMGY, encoded by the exons ATGTACCGTGTAGCTGCAAAATTAGCTTCCACGATCAG CTCTGCTTCTTCCAAGAAACTG GTATATAGCAGGGTTTTATCTAGTAGAAGTTATGGAGCAAAGGATATCCATTTTGGGATTGGGGCACGGGCGGCCATGTTGCAGGGTGTTACTGAGCTTGCAGAAGCTGTGAAAGTTACAATGGGACCAAAG GGTCGCAATGTGATTATTGAGAAAAACCGTGGGGATCCTAAAGTCACCAAAGATGGAGTCACTGTTGCCAAAAGCATCAAGTTCAAGGAAAAGGCTAAAAATGTTGGTGCAGATCTTGTAAAGCAGGTTGCTAGTGCTACTAATACTGCTGCAGGAGATG GTACAACTTGTGCAACTGTGCTGACTCAGGCAATATTTACAGAAGGCTGCAAGTCTGTAGCTGCTGGTGTAAATGCAATGGATTTACGCAGTGGTATCAATATGGCAGTTAATGCAGTTATATCTGATTTAAAATGCAGAGCAGTGATGATTAGCACACCAGAAGAAATTACTCAG GTGGCCACCATCTCTGCAAATGGTGACCGTGAAATTGGAGAATTGTTGGCTAAAGCAATGGAGAAAGTTGGGAAACAAGGAGTAATTACTGTTGCA GATGGAAATACTTTGGACAGTGAGTTAGAAGTGGTGGAAGGAATGAAGCTAGCGAGAGGCTATATATCTCCTTATTTTGTTACTGACCACAAGACCCAGAAATGT GAACTAGAACATCCTTTAATCCTCATCCATGACAAAAAAATTTCAGACATGAACTCACTTGTAAGAATATTGGAGCTGGCTGTGAAG AAAAATAGAGCTCTTCTAATTGTGGCCGAGGATGTAGAGAGTGATGTGCTAGCTATGCTTGTTCTCAACAAGCACCAAGCAGGGGTTAAG GGCTGTGCCATCAAGGCTCCAGGTTTTGGGGAAAACAGAAGGGCCAATTTAGAAGATCTTGCCATTCTTACTGGAGGAGAG GTTATTACTGAAGATCGTGGCTTGAATCTCAACAAAGTCAAAGTTGAAATGCTTGGTACTGCCAAAAAG GTCACTGTATCTCTCGATGACACAATTATTCTACATGGGGGTGGGGATAAGAGGCTGATTGAAGAAAGATGTGAGGAG CTCAGGACAGCCATGGAGAACAGTAGTGCCATGTTTGACAAGGAGAAAGCACAGGAGCGGCTGTCAAAGTTATCTGGTGGTGTTGCTGTCTTCAAG GTTGGAGGGGCCAGTGAGGCAGAAGTTGGGGAAAGAAAAGATAGGGTCACAGATGCTTTGAATGCCACAAGAGCAGCTATTGAAGAGGGTATTGTACCTG GTGGTGGTGTTGCTCTATTGTATGCCACAAAAGTTCTGGAAAACATTCAGACTTCAAATGAAGACCAAAAAAGAGGAGTCCAGATAATCCAGAATGGTCTTAAG GCACCAACATTCACAATAGTTTCAAATGCTGGTGGTGATGGTGCTCTGGTGCTTGGCAAACTGCTGGAACAAGACGATCTTAATTTGGGATATGATGCAGCCAAAG GTGTGTATGTTGATATGGTTAAAGCTGGAATTATAGATCCTCTCAAAGTGGTCAGAACTGCCTTGGTAGATGCTGCCAG TGTCTCGCTGCTATTAACAACAACGGAAGCAACTGTTGTAGACCATCCAGATGAGAAAAACTCCGCGCCCAGCCGAATGCCAGCAATGGATGATATGGGCTACTGA
- the LOC104880219 gene encoding LOB domain-containing protein 22, producing MSVPRIGNGTQACEACKYQRRKCAPDCILAPYFPHGRQRQFLNCHKLFGVSNITKIIRNLHPPDKDEAMRTIIFQSDVRASDPVGGCYRIIRDLQRQIEYTKAELDLVLHHLAICRATHQQQQASIPESPSSISIDPDPLSSYYHHQQHHLLHPHPHDYVVQQKQNQDINAWVMHDVDSLHVKDGGFVDVDDIKPLLDINGDGDDGVDVDHRSDEVVLKEGRGILKEDNDSIQHAQDHDLKGAATLFTLTNCNA from the exons ATGAGCGTTCCAAGGATTGGTAACGGTACCCAAGCTTGCGAGGCTTGCAAATACCAACGTAGAAAATGCGCCCCTGACTGCATTCTCGCCCCTTATTTTCCTCACGGTCGCCAGCGCCAGTTCCTCAACTGCCATAAATTGTTTGGGGTCAGCAACATCACCAAGATCATCCGCAACCTCCACCCTCCTGACAAGGACGAGGCCATGCGCACCATCATTTTCCAGTCTGACGTCCGCGCCTCCGACCCCGTCGGCGGTTGCTACCGTATCATCCGTGACCTCCAGCGCCAGATCGAGTACACCAAGGCGGAGCTCGACCTTGTCCTCCATCACTTGGCCATATGCCGCGCCACCCACCAACAGCAACAGGCCAGCATACCGGAATCCCCATCGTCCATTTCCATTGATCCTGATCCTTTGAGTTCGTATTACCATCATCAGCagcatcatcttcttcatcccCATCCTCATGATTACGTGGTGCAACAAAAGCAGAACCAGGATATCAATGCATGGGTCATGCATGATGTCGATTCTTTGCACGTAAAAGACGGCGGGTTTGttgatgttgatgatattaaGCCGCTTCTTGATATCAATGGGGATGGTGATGATGGCGTCGATGTCGATCACAGAAG CGATGAAGTGGTTTTGAAGGAAGGCAGAGGCATACTGAAGGAAGACAATGACTCCATTCAACATGCTCAAGATCATGATCTAAAGGGTGCAGCTACATTGTTTACACTCACAAACTGTAATGCCTAA
- the LOC104880218 gene encoding putative pentatricopeptide repeat-containing protein At1g17630 — translation MLHGSSRRLISISFLPNLSRSISIIHHQPNNDVLDFFNDLLQQCSKSHLSQQIHSQIIVTGSHRSAFLAARVVSVYAGFGLVSDAQRVFEVSPIECFSNLLLWNSILRANVAHGYCEEALEIYCRMRKLGVSADGFTFPLVIRACALMGSRKLCRSVHGHVVEMGFQWNLHVGNELMGMYGKIGRMDDARKVFERMAVRSCVSWNTMVSGYALNYDCHGASEMFRMMGSAGLEPNLVTWTSLLSSHARCGQHVETMELFGRMRMRGIGATAEALAVVLSVSVDLAAFDEGKVIHGYVVKGGFENYLFVKNSLICLYGKHGNVNAARILFLEIKTKNIVSWNALISSYADLGWCDEAFAIFLQLEKTDEYPMVRPNVVSWSAVIGGFASKGQGEEALELFRRMQLAKVKANSVTIASVLSVCAELAALHLGREIHGHVVRSLMDGNILVGNGLINMYTKSGSFKEGNLVFEKIENKDLISWNTMVAGYGIHGLGENAIRTFDQMIKDGFEPDGVTFVAVLSACSHAGLVAEGRELFDKMIKEFRVEPQMEHYACMVDLLGRAGLLQEASKVVKSMPVEPNACVWGALLNSCRMHKNTEVAEETASQIFNLNSEIAGSYMLLSNIYAASGRWEDSAKVRISAKTKGLKKTPGQSWIQVKKKVYMFSAGNTQHAELEEVYRILKDLGLQMEVEGYIPDIDEEQRSILLGYR, via the coding sequence ATGCTTCATGGTTCTTCTCGGCGCCTCATCTCTATCTCATTCCTACCAAATCTGAGCCGTTCAATCTCAATCATCCATCACCAACCCAACAATGATGTTCTTGATTTCTTCAATGATTTGCTTCAACAATGCTCCAAATCTCACCTTTCCCAACAAATTCACTCCCAAATCATCGTCACTGGCTCGCATCGATCTGCGTTCTTGGCCGCCCGGGTCGTGTCGGTTTATGCAGGTTTTGGGCTGGTCAGTGATGCCCAGAGAGTGTTTGAAGTTAGCCCAATTGAGTGCTTTTCGAATCTGCTTTTGTGGAATTCAATTTTGAGGGCTAATGTGGCTCATGGGTACTGTGAAGAAGCTCTTGAAATTTATTGTAGAATGCGAAAGCTAGGGGTTTCGGCTGATGGGTTTACTTTTCCTTTGGTTATAAGGGCTTGCGCTTTGATGGGTAGTCGTAAATTGTGCAGGAGCGTTCATGGGCATGTTGTGGAAATGGGGTTTCAGTGGAATCTTCATGTGGGGAATGAATTGATGGGAATGTATGGGAAGATTGGGAGAATGGACGATGCGCGCAAAGTGTTTGAGAGAATGGCTGTCAGGAGTTGTGTTTCTTGGAACACTATGGTTTCGGGTTATGCACTTAATTATGATTGTCATGGTGCTTCTGAGATGTTTCGGATGATGGGGTCTGCAGGGCTGGAGCCCAATTTGGTGACATGGACTTCCCTGTTGTCGAGTCATGCTCGGTGTGGCCAACATGTCGAAACAATGGAGTTGTTTGGTAGGATGAGGATGAGGGGAATTGGGGCTACTGCTGAAGCACTTGCTGTGGTGTTATCAGTCTCTGTTGATTTGGCTGCTTTTGATGAGGGCAAGGTGATCCATGGATATGTTGTGAAGGGTGGATTTGAAAACTACTTGTTTGTGAAAAACTCCCTTATATGCCTGTATGGGAAACATGGAAATGTAAATGCTGCCCGAATTCTGTTTCTAGAAATCAAAACCAAGAATATAGTGAGTTGGAATGCTCTGATATCATCATATGCAGATTTGGGTTGGTGTGATGAGGCTTTTGCAATATTTTTGCAGCTGGAGAAGACAGATGAGTATCCGATGGTGAGGCCCAATGTGGTAAGTTGGAGTGCTGTCATTGGAGGATTTGCTTCCAAAGGACAAGGGGAGGAGGCCCTTGAACTCTTTCGAAGAATGCAGCTTGCTAAAGTAAAGGCAAATTCTGTGACAATTGCCAGTGTTTTATCAGTTTGTGCAGAGTTAGCAGCACTGCATCTTGGTAGGGAGATCCATGGCCATGTAGTCAGATCTTTGATGGATGGAAACATTTTGGTGGGGAATGGATTGATTAATATGTACACAAAAAGTGGAAGTTTCAAGGAAGGGAATTTGGTATTTGAGAAAATTGAGAATAAGGATTTGATCTCTTGGAACACTATGGTTGCAGGGTATGGCATACATGGACTTGGTGAGAATGCTATAAGAACTTTTGATCAGATGATTAAAGATGGCTTTGAGCCAGATGGGGTCACTTTTGTTGCTGTCCTTTCAGCATGTAGTCATGCTGGGCTTGTCGCTGAGGGCCGTGAACTCTTTGATAAGATGATCAAAGAGTTCAGGGTTGAGCCCCAGATGGAGCACTATGCTTGTATGGTGGATCTTCTTGGCCGAGCTGGGCTTCTACAGGAGGCAAGCAAGGTAGTGAAGAGCATGCCAGTGGAACCCAACGCTTGTGTTTGGGGAGCTCTGCTGAACTCCTGCAGGATGCATAAAAACACAGAAGTGGCAGAGGAAACTGCCTCTCAGATCTTTAATCTCAACTCAGAAATAGCAGGGAGCTACATGCTGCTCTCAAATATTTATGCTGCGTCCGGGAGATGGGAGGATTCTGCAAAGGTCAGAATCTCAGCAAAGACAAAGGGTCTAAAGAAAACCCCAGGCCAGAGTTGGATTCAGGTGAAGAAGAAGGTTTACATGTTTTCAGCAGGCAACACCCAGCATGCAGAATTGGAAGAAGTTTACAGGATCCTCAAGGATCTAGGTCTTCAAATGGAGGTAGAAGGCTATATTCCCGACATAGATGAAGAACAGAGATCGATATTGCTTGGGTACAGGTAG
- the LOC100266920 gene encoding chaperonin CPN60-like 2, mitochondrial isoform X2, whose product MLQGVTELAEAVKVTMGPKGRNVIIEKNRGDPKVTKDGVTVAKSIKFKEKAKNVGADLVKQVASATNTAAGDGTTCATVLTQAIFTEGCKSVAAGVNAMDLRSGINMAVNAVISDLKCRAVMISTPEEITQVATISANGDREIGELLAKAMEKVGKQGVITVADGNTLDSELEVVEGMKLARGYISPYFVTDHKTQKCELEHPLILIHDKKISDMNSLVRILELAVKKNRALLIVAEDVESDVLAMLVLNKHQAGVKGCAIKAPGFGENRRANLEDLAILTGGEVITEDRGLNLNKVKVEMLGTAKKVTVSLDDTIILHGGGDKRLIEERCEELRTAMENSSAMFDKEKAQERLSKLSGGVAVFKVGGASEAEVGERKDRVTDALNATRAAIEEGIVPGGGVALLYATKVLENIQTSNEDQKRGVQIIQNGLKAPTFTIVSNAGGDGALVLGKLLEQDDLNLGYDAAKGVYVDMVKAGIIDPLKVVRTALVDAASVSLLLTTTEATVVDHPDEKNSAPSRMPAMDDMGY is encoded by the exons ATGTTGCAGGGTGTTACTGAGCTTGCAGAAGCTGTGAAAGTTACAATGGGACCAAAG GGTCGCAATGTGATTATTGAGAAAAACCGTGGGGATCCTAAAGTCACCAAAGATGGAGTCACTGTTGCCAAAAGCATCAAGTTCAAGGAAAAGGCTAAAAATGTTGGTGCAGATCTTGTAAAGCAGGTTGCTAGTGCTACTAATACTGCTGCAGGAGATG GTACAACTTGTGCAACTGTGCTGACTCAGGCAATATTTACAGAAGGCTGCAAGTCTGTAGCTGCTGGTGTAAATGCAATGGATTTACGCAGTGGTATCAATATGGCAGTTAATGCAGTTATATCTGATTTAAAATGCAGAGCAGTGATGATTAGCACACCAGAAGAAATTACTCAG GTGGCCACCATCTCTGCAAATGGTGACCGTGAAATTGGAGAATTGTTGGCTAAAGCAATGGAGAAAGTTGGGAAACAAGGAGTAATTACTGTTGCA GATGGAAATACTTTGGACAGTGAGTTAGAAGTGGTGGAAGGAATGAAGCTAGCGAGAGGCTATATATCTCCTTATTTTGTTACTGACCACAAGACCCAGAAATGT GAACTAGAACATCCTTTAATCCTCATCCATGACAAAAAAATTTCAGACATGAACTCACTTGTAAGAATATTGGAGCTGGCTGTGAAG AAAAATAGAGCTCTTCTAATTGTGGCCGAGGATGTAGAGAGTGATGTGCTAGCTATGCTTGTTCTCAACAAGCACCAAGCAGGGGTTAAG GGCTGTGCCATCAAGGCTCCAGGTTTTGGGGAAAACAGAAGGGCCAATTTAGAAGATCTTGCCATTCTTACTGGAGGAGAG GTTATTACTGAAGATCGTGGCTTGAATCTCAACAAAGTCAAAGTTGAAATGCTTGGTACTGCCAAAAAG GTCACTGTATCTCTCGATGACACAATTATTCTACATGGGGGTGGGGATAAGAGGCTGATTGAAGAAAGATGTGAGGAG CTCAGGACAGCCATGGAGAACAGTAGTGCCATGTTTGACAAGGAGAAAGCACAGGAGCGGCTGTCAAAGTTATCTGGTGGTGTTGCTGTCTTCAAG GTTGGAGGGGCCAGTGAGGCAGAAGTTGGGGAAAGAAAAGATAGGGTCACAGATGCTTTGAATGCCACAAGAGCAGCTATTGAAGAGGGTATTGTACCTG GTGGTGGTGTTGCTCTATTGTATGCCACAAAAGTTCTGGAAAACATTCAGACTTCAAATGAAGACCAAAAAAGAGGAGTCCAGATAATCCAGAATGGTCTTAAG GCACCAACATTCACAATAGTTTCAAATGCTGGTGGTGATGGTGCTCTGGTGCTTGGCAAACTGCTGGAACAAGACGATCTTAATTTGGGATATGATGCAGCCAAAG GTGTGTATGTTGATATGGTTAAAGCTGGAATTATAGATCCTCTCAAAGTGGTCAGAACTGCCTTGGTAGATGCTGCCAG TGTCTCGCTGCTATTAACAACAACGGAAGCAACTGTTGTAGACCATCCAGATGAGAAAAACTCCGCGCCCAGCCGAATGCCAGCAATGGATGATATGGGCTACTGA
- the LOC104880217 gene encoding NDR1/HIN1-like protein 6 produces the protein MTDRVYPKSTAHPPQPLNGSAGTNSFPATKAQLYGATRPAYRPQPQRRSRSRCCSCCLWFTFVILSILVLAAIASAIFYVLYRPHRPSFAVTSLRISQFNVTATKLTSKLDLSITARNPNKKLVFIYDPTTVSAATSSSDVSVGTGTIPAFVHGTKNTTSFKVLISSTSETLDSSSITALKSDLKSKSLPLKFQLDTKVKVKVGGLKTNKVKIRVTCDGIKATIPAGKSPGKASTENVKCEVDIRVKVWKWTF, from the coding sequence ATGACAGACAGAGTATACCCTAAGTCCACGGCACACCCACCACAACCCCTCAACGGTAGCGCCGGAACAAACTCATTTCCGGCCACCAAAGCCCAACTGTACGGTGCCACCCGCCCCGCCTACCGCCCACAGCCCCAACGCCGCAGCCGGAGCAGGTGCTGCTCCTGCTGCCTCTGGTTCACCTTCGTCATCCTCTCCATACTCGTCCTCGCCGCCATCGCCAGTGCAATCTTCTACGTCCTCTACCGCCCCCACCGCCCCAGCTTCGCCGTCACCTCTCTCCGAATCTCCCAATTCAACGTCACCGCCACCAAGCTCACCTCCAAGCTTGACCTCTCCATCACTGCCCGCAACCCCAACAAGAAACTCGTTTTCATCTACGACCCCACCACTGTATCGGCCGCCACCTCATCTTCCGACGTCAGCGTCGGTACCGGCACCATCCCTGCCTTCGTGCATGGCACCAAGAATACGACGTCGTTTAAAGTCCTCATATCATCCACTTCAGAAACCCTCGACAGCTCGTCCATTACAGCTCTGAAATCAGATCTCAAGAGCAAGAGCTTACCCCTGAAATTTCAGCTGGACACCAAGGTGAAGGTGAAGGTTGGAGGGTTGAAGACGAACAAGGTCAAAATCAGGGTCACATGCGACGGCATCAAAGCCACCATTCCAGCCGGAAAGTCTCCGGGAAAGGCGTCAACGGAGAACGTGAAGTGCGAGGTTGATATCCGAGTCAAGGTCTGGAAATGGACTTTCTGA